The genomic DNA CTCTAATCCTCTGTTCCTCATTTTCTACGTGGCCTTCTCTATTGTTTTTCGAACCATACCATCAAAACTGTGTTCAGATTCAGAAGCAGGCCTCCCATTGTAGCTTATGATAGGACAATATCGTGAATCAAGAAGCATTTTGACTCTCAGGTGCCGCGCGATTGTCTTGTGAAAATGTGgctggcgagaaggagaacttCAACATATGATCGCTCTCCTGGCCCAAAAGTATGGTCCCTTCTAGGCTgaagataagctattagtCCTCCAAGCAAGACCTCTGCTATCTACTGCATTGCTACTTCCTGCATTCGATTTCAATGCATgcctataagtattacttttgCTTTCCTTGTTGACCGTAAATTAGTAGGAGCTACTAGAATGTGAGCCCCACGCTACAAAAAGTAGTGTTCACTCGTTCTTCTGTGAGTGTGCGAAATATTAGTTCGCCGCTAGAAATGATCTGCAGTTCCATACATATGAGAAGCCTGCGAGGCACCAGATACACAGCCTTCTCAAATGGCTGCTGGTAAACATGTAGAAGGAGGTTGATATGAAGCAGAGATTGAGCACAAAGATCAATCGTAACGACCAGCAAGATTAGCCTCTACACCTGAATCCTTCGAAATGCCACTGCGCGACCAACCGCTTACATGCTGCCCTCTCTTGGACAATCCATCCTGCTCCATCTTGAGATATCAGTCTGCAGTGACTTACTCACTTCATCAATACACCATTGGGTCCATCAAGACTCCAAGACTAGTCTGTGCCCTAGATGAGCTTCCACGTCAAGTAGTGTAAGGCGACCCCCAATTTCCGTTGCACTCACCGTGATTCTACGTGCCCTGTCCGTTCCAAACTTTGCATAAGGATTATTCCATCTTCGTCCGACATCTACGTTGTGTAGATTCGCAAACCTGGCAACATCCCACTACTTTACATTGGCTCCGGCACTGGCATCGACAGAGATGGCGTAAAGAGCCGGATCTCCTCCGAAAGTGGCAAGACATTGTCTACCACTACCAGGACGACAAGGAATCATCCAAGACTCGCTGCGCTTCGCACGAATAGTATGTAATTGAACTGGACCAAGTTTCGGCCGTCACatccgtatatatatctccgTGATGGGACGTTCACCGATCTCATCACTCGTCTTGGATGGGCTCTGCCAGAAAAACAAGCAATGGCTATTGTTCTCCTCGAGAAGAAGTTTCTCTGTCATCGAGAGAGTCATCCTTGCTTATACAAGTGCAATATTCTGCTCCGTAAGAAGGATGACATTGCCAGCTTGGTGGGCGTCTCTCGCTAGATGCTTGATTGCGACTGCAACTGCTCTCATCAAACGATTCTGAAGCTTAGTTTCACGAACGTTGGGTAACACCAAAGTGCAAATGTCATTCTCGATCATCAACTGAATGCCCACGTACATAACGATTAGCTCCATTGTTGCTCCACGCATCATGTGAGATCCAGACTGTCTCTGCTGTGAGATGATTGAGCTTGCAAGCTGGCTGAATCCGCAGATAGATTTGCCATGTCACAGCTAGTGACAAATCAACAAGTCTGCGTTATCGAAAGCACAATACCATGCTCCACATTGAGCATTAATGCTGAGGCAATTGCACAAGATCAATGGCATCGAAGACGATTGACGAAGATGCAAGAGGCGGAGGCTCTGTGTTTTTCCCTCAACGAGCTCAACATAGTCTCTCGTGAGAAATCGTCTTCCTTCTCGGCCATCCATTTACATCTCTGCGACGCTCTTCGGTCTATGTGAATCTTGCATGCTAACTGATCATCTCGTTAGTCTACTGACGATAGCGTCAGCTGGAAGGATCAAACATGCTTTCAAGTCCGCAACATTAAACAAACCACCGTATGTGCACATTCACTGCTCAGGCATCTTCAGCCTCATCCACCTATCAGCAAGCCATTGTACATTGAACACCTCCCAGCAATCCCGCGCCATGAAGCACGAAAGCTTGCCTTCTAATAACCCTTTATCACTCAAACTCCCTAGGCATCAGCAACTCAACAACGAAACTCACCACTCTCCCCTCAACATTCGTTGCCTGCCGAAGGATCTGAGGACCAGTACGTCCAGCAGCGATCAAGACCCCATCATGCAAGTCCTGGTCTCAAACATGCTTTCCCTCGTCCTGTCCGATTCTGCTCCAACATCCCCATCCCATGGTGTCAAGTCCTCAAAACTGCTGAACAACAACTCTAGCTTGTTACTAGAATAGATAAGCCAATCTCGTCCTTGTGATCCCCTCATCCTATATCGAATATTCTGGGATTTTTGCTTCGTGGCGGGTTCCTATATCAAAGCCATTGAAAAGCAATTCGGTGTTCTGCTTGATCCTCTGATTCGATTCGAAGCGAGACAGTATCAGCCTCGATAATCAAACCTTTATGATGATGATAAGATCCGAGGCTCAGAGTTACTACTCTCCTTCGATACCATTAATTTCATCACTTCCAGACCAGTCAACGCTGATTGACCGGCTTTGACCTTGATTGACGTGCCATTAGTGAGATTAGAGAATGAAGTGAGAATGTCAGTCCAAGAAAGATGGAGAAGCATGTCAAGAGCAGAAAAGGTTTCTCAAATTTGATCGGGGGATATCTGGTCATTTCATTCACAATCATCATAGTCCAGCCCAGCCCAGTCCATCCGTCGCCAAGGTatgcacaagaagaagggaaaCAAGAAAGTCGATCTATAAAGGCACTCATCAGGCGCGTACGCCATATGCCAACTCCTACGACGCCTCCAAAGCACCGCTCCATCCAGACCATGGTGTACTGGCCAAAGGAGAGTTCAAGAAAGACAAGAAAACAAGAAAAGCAGGTGCAAAGCTTCCATCCACAATGCTGACGCTCGCAAGCTTCATCAACAAAATGCCGCCATACTAACACCACATTTCAAGTGAAAATGCGCGCAGAGCTGGGTATCATCCATCCATGTCGTAGCAACATTCCCGAACAATGCTTCCTAGTACAAGGAAATAGCAGAGAGAGGCAGGTCGTGAGGCGAGATAAGATATGCATCCAAACTCCCGAAAAGGAAACATCGTTGCACCCATCACGGTCATTGGTCTGCAAGCTGCTCAATCAGTCGCGTACGACTTTCCTGCAAGGCATGAGAGGAGGTAGGGTCAAGACCGCTGCTCGATGATGTGCTGGCACTCTCACTTCGCACGAATGTAGCGTGTCGGGGTGTGAGATCGGGCTGCCTGGCGGGCGACATTTGACTCTGACTCGAATTGGTCGTCGCGGTACCAGTCCGAGGGATGTGCGGTCCGACAGAAGTATGAGGCGAGCCGAGCTGGAACAGCGCTTGCAGTGCTTCTCGCTCGGCCTCGGCAGTCTGTGTCTGGGTACGAATTGTTGGAGGCCGCTGAGGGGACGTCGCACTGATGGGCGTCCGCGGAGGAGACATGGCATTGCTCACGTGCTGTGGGAGTGGCTGCAGAATAGGCCCCGAGTACGCGCCGCCCCTCTGGCTCGAGGTCGGTCGAATGTCGGGCGCAGGCTGCAATCGCGGCGTCGTACTTTGCGACGCAAAGTGCTGCTGatgttgctgcagctgcgattgCAGCTGAGCCTGATACTGTGAGTAGTTCCCAGACGTGCGCttggaaggaggagcctcGGTCATGTCCAGCATGGTGCGGCCATACTGGTCGTACATGGAAAGTCTCGACGCGCCATTGCTCAGACCGCTCGTGCCCGGGCGTTGCTGATCGATTTGGGACACGCTCGTCCGACTGCGGTGTCGCTGTGCTGCGAGTTGCTCCACTTCGGCAAGCGACTTATGCTCCCACCCGTTCTGCACCTTTGCCATGGCGTATCCGAGGCGTGCTTTGAGAGTCGCGGCGATTTCGCCGGCTTTGCTGCCAGAAGACGAGACAGACTCCCGTCGCGATCCGCGTTCCGGGAATTGCACGCGATATGGTGAGGTGTGGATGCTGGACGCGTTCTTCACATGACCACTCGCAGTTCTCTTAGCGCCATTCGTCGCGACGGGCGATGTGATGCTCATGGGACTGTACAACGCGTGCTCGGCCGTGTGCGTCGGGCTGTGCCGTGCATTTTCGGGAGTCTTATTCCTCGGTCTGTAAATATCTTGTGTTGTAGTCTGCGTCGCATCGTGTGAGGCGGGAGTGACATTGGTGAGGATGTGCTTGAGTCcgagcgaggaagagggcgACGTCAGATCGGTCTGCGTGGACAGGTTGCTCTCGCTGCCTTGGAGGTGAGGTACGCTACTGCCGTAGCTGCTCTGCACGCTGACCATGGATTCTTGACTGGCAGGAGCGGACAGTGtcgggtggtggtggtggtggtgctggttgtggtggtgttgtgagTGCTCGGGTTGCGTGTGCACTGTACGCGTCGCTTTCTGCGCGCGGGGCGACGGCGATTGCGACTGCGGAAGGTGCGTGGACGGCGAGACGGCCGCGAGCGGAGGGTGAGGGAAGTTGGCGGTCATGGTTTCCATGCTGGGCGAGCGATCCTGTTCCTGTGGCAGGAACGACGTGTATACAGAAGGAGCAGTGGTCGTGGTTTGTCTGAGTCCGCAGTCGGTATGGTTGAGGCTCTGGGCGCAGGCGCTATGTTGGCCTCGTGAACTCGACAAGGTTGTTGACGTAGATTAGCCCGAGACGCGCTTGGTCGCGACCGCTCTGTCTCGCCCTCGACACGCGTGGGGATTTTGCTCCGACGCGAACTGTTGCAGATGGTGAGGTGAGATCAGTGCTGCGATGCTGCCTGTCTGTGAGTTTTTGTCGCGTGCGCCGTCGGATGGGTGAAAATCAGCACTCGTGCGCAAGTCGCCATCCCCGCTCGTGTGTGCTTTTGGTCGCGTCGCCTCGTGATCTGCCTCATCATCAAGCGAGCTCGCGACAAAAGAAAAGGTGTGCTCGAGCGACCGATCCACTTCGATCTCACGCATACAGTAACtagcctcttcctctcctgaTAAGCCCGTCTGTCATTCTCGACTGTCATCCCGGCGTGTTCTGCAAAAGGCGAGTGCCAATGCCGATGTTCGTCGCTCCTCGCTGCAGGGACaggcggcgatggcggcTTCGAGAACTCGTCTAGAATAAGTCCCACGCCGGCTGCTGCATCGTCCAGAGCCATTGTTTTCGTCGTGCAAAACGGGCAAGAGTGCTCGTGCTCATGCCGGGAAAGTCGTCCATGTTCATGCACGCGAAAGGGTCAACTCGGTGCTTTCGCTGAAGTCATCGTTGCCATTCCGTTGTCGCACAGTGCCACTTCAGCCTCTACGCTGCACCTCACGCTTCACCGACTGTCGTGCCGGCAGACAAATACATGTACCTCCCATGCTCCCACGATAACAGCCCAACACGTCCCTTGCTATGCTCTGCCGCAGAGCCATAGCAAGGCAGCATGGCTTCAACAACCCCCGCCGAATCCGAGGCACGCGACACCTGCAGACCAAGACGGTGACGGATGATGATATCGCCCGTCTGGCTGCTACACCCCTCCACCCTCTCACCCTCGCCGATCTGTGCAAGAATGGCCGTCCTCCGCTGTCGAAAGAGGCTCTGCTCAATAATGCCAACTTCACCCTCTCCATCCTGCCTTCGCGCCTGGCACATCGCATCCAGAGCTTGCGATCTCTGCCCTACATTGTCGTAGCCAATCCCAATGTCAGCAAAATTCACAACAACTATGTCCACTCACTGTCGACGCTGCTGCCATACGCGGAGAGGAGGATTGAGTGCTTGGAAGAGGAGGTCACCTTTACAGAAGTCATGGCCAATTTGGTCCAGACGCACAGCAACACCATAGCTATCCTCGCTCGTGGCTTCCTCGAGGCGAGGAAATACATCAACAAAGACGACATCACCCGCTTCCTCGACGAACACCTCCGAGCTCGAATCGGCACCCGTCTCATAGCAGAGCAGCATATCGCCCTCCACTTCAGCTCCCAACCCCACGCCGAGCTCTCCGACAACCCACACCCGCAGGACCAGCAAGAGTCGACATATATTGGCGTGATAGATACAGCATTGAAACCAGCAGACATCATCGTGGGCTGCGAACACATGGTGGGCGAGATCTGCGAGCTCAAATACGGCGTTCGTCCCACGATCAACATTATCGGCGACCCAGAAACCACAATCGCACACATCCCTATGCATTTGGAGTACATCCTCACCGAACTCCTGAAAAACAGCTTCCGTGCAACAATCGAAGCAGGCATGGAAAAGGAGCCCATAGAGGTCACGATTGCTCCCGCTCCTGCTGCCGAGACACAGACGGAgcagatgaagtcgaagacaAAGCACGACGCGGATGCTCACACAGGAGAAAAGCCAGGGATCAGCAACTACGACCAAGGAAATGTCGATTACGCTTCCGAATCCAATAAACCAGATCTCGCAATGTCAGAGAACATCAGACCTCTGGATCAAGCTACTCCCGGCGTGACAATCCGAATCCGAGATCGAGGTGGTGGTATTTCTCCAGAGAACCTGGACAAATTATGGGAATATGGTTTTACGACGTTCAACGAGGATGAGATGATGGATAAGATTAGTGTTGGTGGAGGCAGTTCGGGACTGGATACGATTAGTGGAGGGCCTGCTGGAGGGTCAAGCTTGGCGGGGTTGGGGTATGGCTTACCACTGGGCAGGGCTTATGCTGAGTATTTTGGTGGTGGAATTGCGGTGCAGAGTTTGTGGGGTTGGGGAACGGATGTTTATTTGAGTCTGAGAGGGGTGGGGAGGTTGGATGGGAAGGGGAGAAAGCTGGGAAATGGGGCATGGGATGGAAGGtggtgacgaggaagagtcGGGCGAGTAGAGCGAAATCATAGGAGAAAATAGGTCTCCAGCATTGACGACTTCGTCTTTTCCGGTCACAGCCCCATGATCCTCTGCCTGCTTTGGAGCCACGTTTTTCGCGTGTACGCAAAACGGCGTCGTTAGCTTTCACGGGTATCCGAACCCGACCTCACCTCATACCATCTTCAAAGTCACGAGCAGACAGGTGATCCTCAAGCATCGCGCATGCCCTATCCGCATCCTGAAGCATGCCAGCTGAACTTCACGATTTCGCGTCTGTGTGGCAGCGTGCAAGATGTGCGGAAATGTCTCAGCTCCGCCGAAAATTGCCACGAGGGCTAGATCAGCCACGCAGCCACGACGCAGATCGACGACAAAGCGAGTGCAAGTTGGTACGACAGGTCAAGCGAAGATCGTACCTGCGCACAGTGCGGAAGAACAATTCCCCACCTGGGGATCTGTTTTCGTGAAGCATACTTGCGCGGACTTGACTACTCACGCAAGAGGCATTTGCATCGCCACTGATTCATCCCACAATTCCTTCGACCTTCAAACAAAGATTGTAGCTTTGCCCTATAGCACTAAAGGACATTCTCGCCTCTGAGACCCAGGAAAGAGACCCTTCGGCTTAATATGAGCTTCGGAGGCATCATGGTGGAGCGAACGGCACACCGTTCCTGCCAATCGGCACAATAAGACCTGTGCCCAGCAAAAGAAGAGCTCTTTTCGGAGCTTTGAATGTGGATATGGTGTGACCTGCAGTATAGCCAAGAACACTAGTGCAATCCTTCAGGATTCCGTACAACGTTGGGTTACACGAAGGACAAAGAGGTCGTGGACACTCGAACGGCACAGTGGACATCAGAGGCGACATCCGAGTTCTCAAGATCATTCGTAGGCAAGAGCTGAaggtggaagaagagagTATAAAGACTCATTGAACTTCTCCGACGTGGTCCTCATCAGCAATTGCACGAACCAACCCAACACGACCAACTTCAACAATGCAcaccctctccctcctcctccccctcctcctctccacccCAACCCACGCCTGGTGGAAACCCACCCCAACGCCAACCTGGCAAAtcatcctctcctccacccTCCGCACCTCCCCTCCCCCCTCTTCTTCAAACTACTCCATCATCGACTCCGACCTCTTCGACAACCCCCCCTCAACCTGGTCCCTCTACAAACGCAACTCCATAAGAACAATCTGCTACTTCAGCACCCAATTCGAAGACTGGCGTCCCGACGCCTCGAATTTTACTTCCCAACCCCAAAACCTCGGCTCCAGTCTCGATGGCTGGCCCGGTGAACGATGGGTCAACACGAAAGCTACGGGTATAAGAAATATTATGAAATCTCGGATCGCAGAAGCGAAAAAGAGGGGTTGTGATGCGATTGATCCGGATAATATTGATGCTTATTTACATTCTGGTGGAGGATTTGGACTTACGCAGGCTGATGCGGTGGATTATGTTAAATTTTTGGCAGCGGAGGCTCATGCGCAAGACCTCGCAATCGGTCTGAAAAACGGGGACGACATCGTTTCTCAACTTGTCGATTACGTCGATTTCGCTGTTGTGGAGGAGTGTCAGGGGAATTCGGATCTCACTGCTGGAGACAGTTATTATGATGAGTGTGGGAAGTATCAGCCTTTTATCCAGAAGGGGAAAGCGGTGTTTAGTATTGAGTATGTGGAGGGAACGCCGAGTTTGGCGGTTCAGAGAGGGATTTGTAGGAATGTGGTTGCGAAGGGGTTTAGTGTGTTGATTAAGAGGTATGATTTGGGGGAGTGGGTTGTGGATTGTTCGAAGGTTAAGTAGGATCGTGTGGAGATAGGAGGTGTGCGAGATGTGGAATTGTGTGATTTGTTGTTTTTGAGAAGGGAAGAGATGCTGTTTTACAGGTACAGAAAAGACTTCTATCGACATAAGATCTTTTGCTCAATCAGTTTTTCGTTGAATTAAGCTGTGCCATCCCGCAACGGCCTTGGGTTTTATAGAGAGATGCAAACTTGGTGGCCGGTGATATGTCACAACGGCGCGCCACGACGCTGGAGCACAGTTTCTCATCGGTATACAGCGCCATGATCCAGTCGATTCACAATAGGTGCTGAAAGCACTGGATATTTTGCCGGGGGCTCGCCGAAACTATGTTTGCCCGCATTAAGCGAACAGGGAGCATAGTCGTGCCAGTCATGAAATGTCCTCCCATTGACTACGCAGCTTCCGGATGAACTCACTTCCCGCGAAAACAACTTTTCCCAGTCAAGCATGATCTTCTTTCGGAGCGAGCCCGGATGCCCTCAGCTTGACATTACGGATCCCAGCGTGGATAGCTCGCATTCAGTCCGTAAGCGCTGTTCCCCAATCTGCACACGAAGGCTGCCAAAAACCTCGATCCCATGGTCGAGAAAGGGCCAGGCAAGGGCGACCAGGCATGAATAATAAAGAAGTACAACCCCAACGACCTATATAACGCCCAGAAGTTCCACGCAAAAGTTCGTACATCTCTGCACGAGCGTGCATTCGAGCTCGTTGTTCGCTGACCTTAATGAATTGAGACCAGTTGTGGATAAGCTCGAGGATATTTCGCCAGTCTTCGCGTTCCTTTGGACCGGGCTCCGGTGTGGTCGGGCGTATATGTATGACGGGTTTGACCAAAGGCCAGAGAAAGTCTCGCCTTGATCGTCGAATAAAAGACTTGATTACGGATCTTCTTTGAGGACCACGCGTATAGTATGCGTTTCCAGCCAGCTGGAGTGCTTGAGAGCTCATTCTGCTTTCTGCTCGCATCCATGAGAGCAGTGTAGCCTGCGAAGAAGGTGCCGTCATCCTAGGATTGTTTTTCAATACGAAGATTCGTTGATTTGCAATGTCCATATTGGCACGTAAGGCATGCTCGGTTTGCGATAACAAGAAATCTGAAAACGTTCGCAGGCGAGGTGCCGGTGAGCTGGCCTTGATTGCCGTAGTGACTGCAATCTCACACGAGCAACCTGACGGATGGCTTGGAGTTCATCGATTACACGAATTCGGAGGTGGACGGATCAGATCCGCGGGAGCGCCATGAAGGTTGGTATGGCATCGACGGTGACTGGCGTCCATAATAAGAGAAATATGATGCAGCGAGTAGTGACTCGAGCATACCAATGTGGAAGCTGGGGCCAAAGGCATTGCAGAAAAGACGACAACCGCATAAAATCATGGGCTTGGTGTATCGCCACTGGAGATCACCGCTTTGCGGGTTTCTTCATGCGTATGAGCGCAGAaatttcttcttcggtcTTCATTGGACTAGGGGAGACTGCACAGAGACTGCACAGGCCGTCGAGTGTATTGGCGATGAGTGCTTCCTCGGTATTCGTGACTACTCAGGCGTCGAGCTTAGTCTTACCAACAAGACTTTCAGCAGCGATAACGGAGGTCTTTGGGAAGGATAAGGAGCGTCAGCGCTAGGCCATTGTCCTCCTCAAGGCTCGAGGAAAATTTGAGACGATGCAAGGCCGACTCGTGAGGCACTTCCTTTGGGCTTTGGCCCGTAAAAGAGCCCGTGGTGCGAAAAcaggaaagagaagagcgaaGATGCCCATGTGCCTAGTCAGTGTTACGTTTCCGCTTACGCCAGTCGAAGTAGAGAATCGAAACCTTCTTATACTTGTCTCCATTGCAACCTGGTTCCACTGCTTACAAACGCTACAGATCGATGGAGAGTGAGGTCTAATTTGCATCCTGTAGTGTGTTCTTGACGTGCTTCAAGAGGCCAAATCGGGCTTGGGCACGCTGTGCTCAGAGTGCAACGCTAATAAGCGCCTAATTACTCGAACTTTACATGAAGATCTGCTACCATACCTGCAACAGGTCGTCGCAGCCTTCCAGTACATCAATTGCCGTACAATAATGATGACAATCGATCTGGACCCCAGCGTCTAGCAGATGCGTTGTGGGCCGCTGCCCTCTTGAGCGTCGTAATAGACATAGCAGTCGTATTTCTGAGCGAACTCCGGCGAGCAAAGCCAGTATTCCCCGGTCGATGAGTACGGATCCATGGAATCATAGCTGAAAAGGGAGTCAGTATCGCGGAAAAGCGCCCTCTGCGGACAGGAAAAGCTTACAAGTAGGTGCTTGCGGAAAAGAAAGACTCGAATCCACGATCTACGCCGTTTACATGGGCAGTGGCGTCGGCCTCGAATTGCTAGATCAAAGAGGAAAATCAGGACCAATCGTGGTACGCCTTAGGGGCTTTACTTACGCTGCCGCATGAAGCACCACAGTTTGCTTGAGTAAGTCCAGGCTGACGACCACTGTTGACGACCCCATGTCTGACTTGGACAGTGCAAGCCTGTGCTGCAGAGAGCATGCCAGCGATGGCAACGAGGGAGATGTAGGTCTTCATCTTGAGATGGAAGTTTGTTGTGTTGCTTGATTGGAGTGTGAGTGGTGAAAGCTGCAAATGAAGGACAGGCGGTGGGAAGATGTGATGGCGAGCATTGTTCTACGTGGGAGATTGGCGATTATATAGATTGCTCATCGTCAG from Cercospora beticola chromosome 3, complete sequence includes the following:
- a CDS encoding uncharacterized protein (CAZy:GH114) — protein: MHTLSLLLPLLLSTPTHAWWKPTPTPTWQIILSSTLRTSPPPSSSNYSIIDSDLFDNPPSTWSLYKRNSIRTICYFSTQFEDWRPDASNFTSQPQNLGSSLDGWPGERWVNTKATGIRNIMKSRIAEAKKRGCDAIDPDNIDAYLHSGGGFGLTQADAVDYVKFLAAEAHAQDLAIGLKNGDDIVSQLVDYVDFAVVEECQGNSDLTAGDSYYDECGKYQPFIQKGKAVFSIEYVEGTPSLAVQRGICRNVVAKGFSVLIKRYDLGEWVVDCSKVK